A region of the Salinisphaera sp. T31B1 genome:
TAACCGACGCCTGACGGAATTTGACCCCCCGCTTGCCTTTGACCGTCTTGAACGGCGCGCGTACCTGGGACGCGTCGAGACGATTCGGTTTCATGATGCGCCCTGATGGTTGGCGCCGGCGGTCGATTTCATGCCGCGCGCTTCGTCCATCTTCGCGGCGATATGCAACGCCGCATCAAGCTCGCTGCAGCCAAGCTCGTTCATCACTTGGCGGCGCTCGGCTTTTTCCTCGCCCTCGGTGCCGGCCAGCGCCAGATAACGGCTTTGCGGCACGATCCGGAACAGCGCCTCGAGGCGATCCGCGAGTACCACGCCCTCGGTATATTTGCCGTTGGCTTTGGTCGCCGACCGGATCAGCTGTTTCTGGTCAGCCGACAGCGTTTTGAAACGCGCCAGTTGCTCGATTTCATCGGGGGGCGTCACCAGACAGACATACCACTCGATCATGTTGAGCAGCCGTGTGGCGGCGTCCGGGAAATCCTCGAGGTTCTGGGTTGCCAGCCAGATCCAGTAGGACAGCTTGCGGCCCATCTTTCCGGCCTTGACCAGATAGGGCGACAGCAGTGGGTTGACGGTGACGACGTGACACTCGTCGATCGCCTGGATGATCGGTCGCCCGGAATACTGGTCGCGCTCGGCGATGCCGATGATGATGTTGGTGAGGCTGATCACCGACAGCGCCAGCTGGGCTTCGTAGCCGTCCCGCGAATAATGGGCCAGATCGACTACGGTCACGTCGCACTCGGGCCAGGCGTCGCCTTCGCGGTTGAACACCTGGCCGTCGAAGCCGTCGCACAACAGGCCCATGGATTCGGCCATGTCGTGGGCCTTGGCCCGGCGGACATCGGGCAGGTCCTCGCTGCGCGACAGTGCATACAGCGCATTGCGCACGTCCTCGGCCAGGCACTGGCGGTTCTCGGCCTTCGTGGTGACGGCCGCGTTGTAGATCGCATCGCGGACCAGGCGCCGATCCGAGCGCCGGAACTCCGCGTCCTCCTTCGCGTCGCCGCCGGTGATCATCAGCCGCGCAGTGATCTCCATCTCGCCCAGCAGATCGCGCTCGCTGTCGTCATCCTCGTCTTCGGCGACCGGTGCGGGTTCATCCGAATGGCGATCGTCGGCCCGGTCAAACACGCTGCGCGCCTGAGCCGCATCTGCCGCGAGCAGCCGATGGGCGTCGGCGAACAGCGGCAGGGGCGGGGCCGCGCCCGGCGCCAGTTTCACTTTGTTGACCGACAGGCCATGCCGGGCCAGATCGTCGGCCAGCAGGCCGAAGGAGTTGCCGACCTCGATGATGAACAGCCGCGGCTTGCGCAGTGCCATGACCTGGGAAAAGATCGCGTTCAACGTCGCCGACTTGCCGGCGCCGGTGGGTCCGAATATCAGCATATGCCCGTTCTTGGCGCGATCGTCGAGCGACAGCGGGTCGAACGAGAACGTGCCGCCACCGCGGTTGAAGAACGACAGCCCCGGATGGCCGGTACCGCGCGAACGCCCAAAAAACGGCGTCAGGTTGGCCAGATGCTGCACATAAGCCAGCTGGGTATACCAGGCGTGCTTGTCCTCGGCCGGGTCGTAGGCCATGGGTAGCCAGCGCAGGTAGGTATTCAGTGGTGCGACTTCGTCTTCGGCCGCGACCGGCTTGAGCTTGGCCTGTTGCAGCTGGGTGGTCAGGGTGAGCATGCGTCGCCGCAGGTCCGCATCGTTGTCGCCCCGGATGAAAAAGGTCAGGGCGTACTGATACAGCTTATGTTGTTCGGCCAGCATTGCCCGCGCCTTGTCGCAGTCATGGCGGACCTGTGTGGCTTTGACGCTGTCGCCCACGGCTTTGGCGCGCAGCCGGTTGATATGGTCTTCCAGCGGCTCCTGGGGCGTGGCCACGATCGTGAGTGCCATGATCGTGTCCTCGGGCAGCTGATCCATGATCGCGTTGTAGGCCTGGCCCT
Encoded here:
- a CDS encoding conjugative transfer ATPase → MSTPVDALFGPIFRLLPSKRFHQASADAGDGHTPQPDPVDDTNSQHGQPRGTPLTRSEIRQSYDRGPSFSRYLPFVEYLAESGCFLLEDGMSVGIAAEIRPVPTEGRSQDALSAVRDQIESGFQDGLPEYDNNPWVIQIFARDEIDPTHDVNALRAHAAPHLADDAFTQAWLNGMADHLHTISRPGGIFHDDRITNTRWRGQTRRVRLLLYRWLGSSVEAPVAEDEANRVYDRVTAALSGSGVHIERMDGAAVQHWLLPWFNPAPASDPDDPDPFYQRMTYPGDDEIAALAHYDLGEDVIHNNPVGDVETGVWYFDGLPHRAIPVEEMRRAPDVGHITGEMSRSKGQAYNAIMDQLPEDTIMALTIVATPQEPLEDHINRLRAKAVGDSVKATQVRHDCDKARAMLAEQHKLYQYALTFFIRGDNDADLRRRMLTLTTQLQQAKLKPVAAEDEVAPLNTYLRWLPMAYDPAEDKHAWYTQLAYVQHLANLTPFFGRSRGTGHPGLSFFNRGGGTFSFDPLSLDDRAKNGHMLIFGPTGAGKSATLNAIFSQVMALRKPRLFIIEVGNSFGLLADDLARHGLSVNKVKLAPGAAPPLPLFADAHRLLAADAAQARSVFDRADDRHSDEPAPVAEDEDDDSERDLLGEMEITARLMITGGDAKEDAEFRRSDRRLVRDAIYNAAVTTKAENRQCLAEDVRNALYALSRSEDLPDVRRAKAHDMAESMGLLCDGFDGQVFNREGDAWPECDVTVVDLAHYSRDGYEAQLALSVISLTNIIIGIAERDQYSGRPIIQAIDECHVVTVNPLLSPYLVKAGKMGRKLSYWIWLATQNLEDFPDAATRLLNMIEWYVCLVTPPDEIEQLARFKTLSADQKQLIRSATKANGKYTEGVVLADRLEALFRIVPQSRYLALAGTEGEEKAERRQVMNELGCSELDAALHIAAKMDEARGMKSTAGANHQGAS